The following proteins come from a genomic window of Salvia hispanica cultivar TCC Black 2014 chromosome 4, UniMelb_Shisp_WGS_1.0, whole genome shotgun sequence:
- the LOC125185655 gene encoding COP9 signalosome complex subunit 7-like isoform X4, with translation MDIEERQAEHIDYFVKKASTLKGPALANVVVEATSHPSLFAFSEILAIPNVLELEGTENSAFLDLLRMFAHGTWSEYKNVAGRLPQLVPDQVLKLKQLTVLTLAETDKVLPYDTLMQELDVSNVRELEDFLINDCMYVGIVRGKLNQLRRCFEVQFAAGRDIRPGQLGSMIDILGNWLATSDNLLVSIQEKIKWADTTGEIDQKHKKVVEERVEEVKKTLSMKETTSHRLRR, from the exons ATGGACATTGAAGAAAGACAGGCGGAGCACATAGACTATTTTGTGAAGAAGGCTTCCACTCTGAAGGGCCCCGCACTAGCAAACGTCGTCGTTGAGGCCACTTCGCACCCATCTCTATTTGCTTTCTCCGAGATTCTCGCAATTCCCAATGTTCTCGAG CTTGAAGGAACTGAGAATAGTGCCTTCCTTGATTTGCTTCGCATGTTTGCGCATGGTACTTGGAGTGAATATAAGA ATGTTGCTGGTCGTCTTCCACAATTGGTTCCTGATCAAGTTCTCAAGCTGAAGCAGCTGACTGTGCTTACTCTGGCCGAGACAGACAAG GTATTGCCATACGACACATTGATGCAGGAGTTGGATGTTTCAAATGTTCGCGAGTTGGAGGATTTTCTCATCAATGATTGTATGTATGTG GGTATAGTTAGAGGAAAGCTGAATCAGTTACGAAGATGCTTTGAG GTGCAATTTGCGGCTGGGAGGGATATCAGACCTGGACAATTAGGCAGCATGATTGATATTCTAGGGAATTG GCTTGCTACATCAGATAACCTTCTTGTCTCAattcaagagaagatcaaatGGGCTGACACTACGGGTGAGATTGACCAGAAGCACAAGAAGGTGGTAGAAGAGAGGGTGGAAGAAGTGAAGAAGACACTATCTATGAAG
- the LOC125185655 gene encoding COP9 signalosome complex subunit 7-like isoform X2, whose product MDIEERQAEHIDYFVKKASTLKGPALANVVVEATSHPSLFAFSEILAIPNVLELEGTENSAFLDLLRMFAHGTWSEYKNVAGRLPQLVPDQVLKLKQLTVLTLAETDKVLPYDTLMQELDVSNVRELEDFLINDCMYVGIVRGKLNQLRRCFEVQFAAGRDIRPGQLGSMIDILGNWLATSDNLLVSIQEKIKWADTTGEIDQKHKKVVEERVEEVKKTLSMKKLQTVSRQTLTTQGMKRTFPNLVE is encoded by the exons ATGGACATTGAAGAAAGACAGGCGGAGCACATAGACTATTTTGTGAAGAAGGCTTCCACTCTGAAGGGCCCCGCACTAGCAAACGTCGTCGTTGAGGCCACTTCGCACCCATCTCTATTTGCTTTCTCCGAGATTCTCGCAATTCCCAATGTTCTCGAG CTTGAAGGAACTGAGAATAGTGCCTTCCTTGATTTGCTTCGCATGTTTGCGCATGGTACTTGGAGTGAATATAAGA ATGTTGCTGGTCGTCTTCCACAATTGGTTCCTGATCAAGTTCTCAAGCTGAAGCAGCTGACTGTGCTTACTCTGGCCGAGACAGACAAG GTATTGCCATACGACACATTGATGCAGGAGTTGGATGTTTCAAATGTTCGCGAGTTGGAGGATTTTCTCATCAATGATTGTATGTATGTG GGTATAGTTAGAGGAAAGCTGAATCAGTTACGAAGATGCTTTGAG GTGCAATTTGCGGCTGGGAGGGATATCAGACCTGGACAATTAGGCAGCATGATTGATATTCTAGGGAATTG GCTTGCTACATCAGATAACCTTCTTGTCTCAattcaagagaagatcaaatGGGCTGACACTACGGGTGAGATTGACCAGAAGCACAAGAAGGTGGTAGAAGAGAGGGTGGAAGAAGTGAAGAAGACACTATCTATGAAG AAGTTACAAACTGTAAGCAGGCAGACATTGACTACCCAGGGCATGAAGAGAACTTTTCCGAACTTGGTGGAGTAA
- the LOC125185655 gene encoding COP9 signalosome complex subunit 7-like isoform X1: MDIEERQAEHIDYFVKKASTLKGPALANVVVEATSHPSLFAFSEILAIPNVLELEGTENSAFLDLLRMFAHGTWSEYKNVAGRLPQLVPDQVLKLKQLTVLTLAETDKVLPYDTLMQELDVSNVRELEDFLINDCMYVGIVRGKLNQLRRCFEVQFAAGRDIRPGQLGSMIDILGNWLATSDNLLVSIQEKIKWADTTGEIDQKHKKVVEERVEEVKKTLSMKADIDYPGHEENFSELGGVMDYDQDRNRPKRRRHPIG, translated from the exons ATGGACATTGAAGAAAGACAGGCGGAGCACATAGACTATTTTGTGAAGAAGGCTTCCACTCTGAAGGGCCCCGCACTAGCAAACGTCGTCGTTGAGGCCACTTCGCACCCATCTCTATTTGCTTTCTCCGAGATTCTCGCAATTCCCAATGTTCTCGAG CTTGAAGGAACTGAGAATAGTGCCTTCCTTGATTTGCTTCGCATGTTTGCGCATGGTACTTGGAGTGAATATAAGA ATGTTGCTGGTCGTCTTCCACAATTGGTTCCTGATCAAGTTCTCAAGCTGAAGCAGCTGACTGTGCTTACTCTGGCCGAGACAGACAAG GTATTGCCATACGACACATTGATGCAGGAGTTGGATGTTTCAAATGTTCGCGAGTTGGAGGATTTTCTCATCAATGATTGTATGTATGTG GGTATAGTTAGAGGAAAGCTGAATCAGTTACGAAGATGCTTTGAG GTGCAATTTGCGGCTGGGAGGGATATCAGACCTGGACAATTAGGCAGCATGATTGATATTCTAGGGAATTG GCTTGCTACATCAGATAACCTTCTTGTCTCAattcaagagaagatcaaatGGGCTGACACTACGGGTGAGATTGACCAGAAGCACAAGAAGGTGGTAGAAGAGAGGGTGGAAGAAGTGAAGAAGACACTATCTATGAAG GCAGACATTGACTACCCAGGGCATGAAGAGAACTTTTCCGAACTTGGTGGAGTAATGGACTATGACCAAGATCGTAATCGGCCAAAGAG
- the LOC125185655 gene encoding COP9 signalosome complex subunit 7-like isoform X3, with protein sequence MDIEERQAEHIDYFVKKASTLKGPALANVVVEATSHPSLFAFSEILAIPNVLELEGTENSAFLDLLRMFAHGTWSEYKNVAGRLPQLVPDQVLKLKQLTVLTLAETDKVLPYDTLMQELDVSNVRELEDFLINDCMYVGIVRGKLNQLRRCFEVQFAAGRDIRPGQLGSMIDILGNWLATSDNLLVSIQEKIKWADTTGEIDQKHKKVVEERVEEVKKTLSMKLQTVSRQTLTTQGMKRTFPNLVE encoded by the exons ATGGACATTGAAGAAAGACAGGCGGAGCACATAGACTATTTTGTGAAGAAGGCTTCCACTCTGAAGGGCCCCGCACTAGCAAACGTCGTCGTTGAGGCCACTTCGCACCCATCTCTATTTGCTTTCTCCGAGATTCTCGCAATTCCCAATGTTCTCGAG CTTGAAGGAACTGAGAATAGTGCCTTCCTTGATTTGCTTCGCATGTTTGCGCATGGTACTTGGAGTGAATATAAGA ATGTTGCTGGTCGTCTTCCACAATTGGTTCCTGATCAAGTTCTCAAGCTGAAGCAGCTGACTGTGCTTACTCTGGCCGAGACAGACAAG GTATTGCCATACGACACATTGATGCAGGAGTTGGATGTTTCAAATGTTCGCGAGTTGGAGGATTTTCTCATCAATGATTGTATGTATGTG GGTATAGTTAGAGGAAAGCTGAATCAGTTACGAAGATGCTTTGAG GTGCAATTTGCGGCTGGGAGGGATATCAGACCTGGACAATTAGGCAGCATGATTGATATTCTAGGGAATTG GCTTGCTACATCAGATAACCTTCTTGTCTCAattcaagagaagatcaaatGGGCTGACACTACGGGTGAGATTGACCAGAAGCACAAGAAGGTGGTAGAAGAGAGGGTGGAAGAAGTGAAGAAGACACTATCTATGAAG TTACAAACTGTAAGCAGGCAGACATTGACTACCCAGGGCATGAAGAGAACTTTTCCGAACTTGGTGGAGTAA